One Candida dubliniensis CD36 chromosome 1, complete sequence genomic region harbors:
- a CDS encoding transcriptional regulator, putative, whose translation MNSESNHEQTQNVNESIRPKLPSIQQLTNGHIFHRRVDSTHRNDIIIPAVKSPVGGVPPSTIHIPDIQNFQQQPQQSQSQSQRGQQNVNEHLQSTPSVKQKLVKRYFCKICAQGFTRKHNMVSHELIHSSLKPHICQVCNLRFRRIHDLKRHEKLHTGEKPYSCSKCLRSFARPDALTRHQNSQNACTGSATTTANSKLESHILQANNQDDNITNGNASQDVPNDRLVDNDVVNGSSFQPSRSTNYSENNNHPHHKDNLHSGNIEPISPHQHYPRLRQLSLPQLQTQPHSHVNNQTTNHPPRSASQSSNTFIQNKPNTQPLSWRNQPSSVSYPTNTSLSSSKSLTPTHNLPYYYPYPAYNHYPPPPTQLLPPFQYQQQQQQQQQPGHQLLPVIPPPPHTAPPTFSLTTHTKLQTLYSNQHQNDSSRKPLRSSTGDIPSVNNLPQTVTTSTSQVKHINHESDQSHTDQEHLPSPKLHVFRHQSSFVGGGGGGGGSVYPSHPPITNQSHQLTAITTSGSPTTLQPLLNPQIFSSLSKTEIDPRIHGSILPSRPINKQPNTIPIQGTGERRSIQMTPSSAHPPPPPGPPPPPPPVGPRSAPSTSTNSIPSINGPQFISYEQYQELYKYTQSLQQSIHHLNDNLQKLEDQQSNNNNNNNNNNNNEKPP comes from the coding sequence ATGAATCTGGAATCTAATCATGAACAAACTCAAAATGTAAATGAATCTATTCGTCCAAAATTACCTTctattcaacaattaacaAATGGACATATTTTTCATAGACGAGTTGATTCAACACATCGTAATGATATAATAATACCAGCAGTGAAAAGTCCTGTAGGAGGAGTACCGCCTTCAACTATTCATATACCAGACATACAAAactttcaacaacaaccacaacagtCACAGTCACAGTCACAACGAGGTCAACAAAATGTTAATGAACATTTACAATCAACTCCTTCagtcaaacaaaaattagTCAAGAGatatttttgtaaaatttgTGCTCAAGGATTTACACGGAAACATAATATGGTGAGTCatgaattgattcattCATCTTTAAAACCTCATATTTGTCAAGTATGTAATTTACGATTTCGAAGAATTCATGATTTAAAACGACATGAGAAATTGCATACTGGAGAGAAACCTTATTCATGTTCTAAATGTTTAAGAAGTTTTGCTAGACCTGATGCTTTAACAAGACATCAAAATTCACAAAATGCATGTACCGGTTCTGCAACTACAACTGCAAACTCAAAACTTGAATCACATATATTACAAGCTAACAACCAAGATGATAATATAACAAATGGAAATGCAAGTCAGGATGTACCGAATGACAGATTGGTGGATAACGATGTTGTTAATGGTTCATCGTTCCAACCAAGCAGGTCAACAAATTATTCcgaaaacaacaatcacCCTCATCACAAAGATAATTTACATTCGGGAAATATTGAACCAATATCACCTCATCAACATTATCCACGATTACGACAACTTAGTTTACCTCAATTGCAAACTCAACCACATTCTCATGTTAAtaatcaaacaacaaatcatCCTCCTAGATCAGCTTCACAAAGTAGTAATacatttattcaaaataaaccaaatacTCAACCACTATCTTGGAGAAATCAACCCTCATCAGTTCTGTATCCAACAAATACATCTTTGTCATCATCTAAATCTCTAACACCTACACATAATTTACCCTATTACTATCCCTATCCTGCTTATAACCATtatccaccaccaccaaccCAATTACTTCCTCCTTtccaatatcaacaacaacaacaacaacaacaacaaccaggTCATCAATTGTTACCTGTTATACCACCACCTCCACACACAGCACCACCgacattttctttaacaaCACATACCAAGTTGCAAACTTTGTACCTGaatcaacatcaaaatGACTCTTCAAGAAAACCTTTAAGAAGTTCAACTGGTGATATACCATCAGTTAATAATTTACCTCAAACTGTTACTACAAGTACAAGTCAAGTCAAACATATTAATCATGAAAGTGATCAATCTCATACTGATCAAGAGCATCTTCCTTCACCTAAATTACATGTTTTTCGACATCAATCATCttttgttggtggtggtggtggtggtggtggttctGTTTATCCATCACATCCACCAATAACTAATCAATCTCATCAATTAACAGCTATTACAACATCGGGACTGCCAACTACTTTACAACCTCTATTAAATCCAcaaatattttcatcaCTTCTGAAAACTGAAATTGATCCCCGAATTCATGGTTCGATATTGCCAAGTCGTCccatcaacaaacaacCTAATACTATACCAATACAAGGAACTGGAGAAAGAAGGTCAATACAGATGACACCATCACTGGCTCATCCACCTCCTCCTCCTGGTCCACcacctcctcctcctcctgTTGGTCCTAGATCTGCACcatcaacttcaacaaACTCTATCCCACTGATTAATGGACCACAATTTATATCTTATGAACAATATCAAGAATTATATAAGTATACTCAATCATTACAACAAAGTATACATCATTTGaatgataatttacaaaaattggaagatcaacaatcaaataataataataataataataataataataataatgagaAACCAccgtaa